The following are from one region of the Rhodopirellula sp. P2 genome:
- a CDS encoding DUF1569 domain-containing protein has translation MQFNDLDDAVQEARSLLQTGYIPCGNWSLGQICRHLTLVQNPSVDGYPAWMSLFAFMRPAMRRWLLPKLRRPDSPRGIRTSSMFVPADDVSDQQEVDAFAHSVKRFHSHLGEYAPHPAFGRMSRTEIEEIHTLHAAHHLRFLKRDG, from the coding sequence TTGCAGTTCAACGACTTGGATGACGCGGTCCAAGAGGCTCGATCGCTCCTCCAAACGGGATACATACCCTGTGGCAATTGGTCGCTGGGCCAAATTTGCCGGCACCTCACCTTGGTTCAAAACCCAAGTGTCGATGGCTATCCCGCCTGGATGTCTTTGTTTGCATTCATGCGTCCGGCAATGCGACGTTGGCTGTTGCCCAAACTTCGTCGCCCCGATTCTCCGCGCGGAATCCGAACCTCGTCGATGTTCGTCCCAGCCGATGACGTCAGTGACCAACAAGAAGTCGATGCATTCGCTCACAGCGTCAAACGATTTCATTCCCACTTGGGCGAATACGCTCCTCACCCGGCCTTCGGGCGGATGAGCCGGACTGAAATCGAAGAAATCCACACGCTGCACGCCGCACATCATCTCCGATTCCTCAAGCGAGACGGCTGA
- the sugE gene encoding quaternary ammonium compound efflux SMR transporter SugE — translation MAWGYLLLAGLLEIGWAIGLKYTEGFSRPVPTLITIVIMIASFFTLSLALREIPLGTGYAIWTGIGAVGTAIAGMILFGESRDAIRLACIAVIVSGIVGLKLASSSNPAPPTQADADSTTPV, via the coding sequence ATGGCTTGGGGTTACTTGTTGCTGGCCGGTTTGCTTGAGATTGGATGGGCCATTGGATTGAAGTACACCGAAGGGTTCTCACGCCCCGTTCCGACGTTGATCACGATCGTGATCATGATCGCGAGTTTCTTCACGCTTTCGTTGGCACTTCGGGAGATTCCACTTGGGACGGGCTATGCCATTTGGACCGGGATCGGTGCCGTTGGAACCGCCATCGCCGGCATGATTCTGTTTGGTGAATCACGGGACGCGATTCGGTTGGCATGCATCGCCGTCATCGTGTCGGGGATCGTTGGGTTGAAGCTGGCTTCGTCGAGCAACCCGGCTCCGCCCACTCAGGCGGATGCCGATTCGACCACGCCTGTTTGA
- a CDS encoding SDR family NAD(P)-dependent oxidoreductase translates to MTQNNTALITGASSGIGRELAIQFADGGNDVVLVARSEDKLRELATEIESQFGQRATVITKDLSRPESVDQLCDELTHKSLTVDTLVNNAGFGALGKFAELSADRQTDMVMVNVVALTRLTRRLLPSMLQQNRGGVLNVGSIAAYQAGPNMAVYYATKAYVLSFTEGLREELSGTSLHVTCLEPGPTESGFGEDSGMGKLEMFSSTTMTAKAVARAGYEGYMKNEDVVIPGWKNRLMVTSAGFLPRIATRKLVGKMQSA, encoded by the coding sequence ATGACTCAAAACAACACCGCACTGATCACCGGGGCCTCCTCTGGGATCGGACGCGAACTGGCCATCCAATTCGCAGATGGCGGAAACGACGTCGTCCTGGTCGCTCGCAGCGAAGACAAACTCCGTGAATTGGCGACTGAAATTGAATCTCAGTTCGGCCAACGCGCCACCGTGATCACCAAGGACCTGTCTCGTCCGGAGTCCGTGGACCAACTCTGCGACGAGTTGACTCACAAGTCGCTCACCGTCGACACGTTGGTCAACAACGCCGGCTTTGGCGCTCTTGGGAAGTTCGCGGAACTCTCCGCGGATCGTCAAACCGACATGGTGATGGTCAACGTGGTCGCCTTGACTCGCCTCACCCGTCGCTTGCTGCCAAGCATGTTGCAGCAAAACCGAGGCGGTGTCTTGAATGTCGGCTCGATCGCGGCGTACCAAGCGGGCCCCAACATGGCCGTTTACTACGCCACCAAAGCTTACGTGTTGTCATTCACGGAGGGACTGCGAGAGGAGCTTTCCGGAACTTCCTTGCACGTCACCTGCTTGGAACCCGGCCCGACCGAATCTGGATTTGGCGAGGACTCGGGCATGGGCAAGTTGGAGATGTTCTCATCAACCACGATGACCGCCAAAGCCGTGGCCCGAGCCGGATACGAAGGCTACATGAAGAACGAAGACGTTGTCATTCCCGGTTGGAAGAACCGCTTGATGGTGACTTCCGCTGGGTTCTTGCCACGCATCGCGACTCGCAAATTGGTCGGCAAGATGCAGAGTGCCTGA
- a CDS encoding NAD-dependent succinate-semialdehyde dehydrogenase gives MSITSVNPATNETIREFEPLHKQEAMQAIETAHKTFQDWRCTAFDERKKCLLQFANLLRADSDEYARMITLEMGKRISESQYEIEYCANIAEFYANGAEEFLADQPIERVEANAYLHYEPIGVLMGVMPWNFPFYQVVRFATPNIMAGNTVMVKHASNVPQCAAAIEELYNDCGLPKGVYQNLFIPSDFVESIISDSRVQGVSLTGSEPAGRAVAAQAGKNLKRSVLELGGNDPFIVLDDADLDLTIEQAVKGRMVNAGQSCVASKRFIVVEEVADQFMKGFKAKLQELKLGDPMDEETTLSPLSTEDAAAKLQEQVQSSIDAGATVVLGGDRPDREGAFFNPTILTDVTPDNPTFDQELFGPVATIYVVDDEAAAIQLANRSSYGLGGSVYTKDIQRGRRVAEQVETGMMFLNQPTRSQSELPFGGIKNSGYGRELSHLGILEFVNKKLIHLGNKE, from the coding sequence ATGTCAATCACCAGCGTCAACCCAGCCACCAACGAAACCATTCGCGAATTTGAACCGCTTCACAAGCAAGAGGCGATGCAGGCCATCGAAACCGCGCACAAAACGTTTCAAGACTGGCGATGCACGGCTTTCGACGAACGAAAAAAGTGCCTCCTCCAATTTGCCAACCTCTTGCGAGCGGACTCCGACGAGTACGCCCGAATGATCACGCTGGAGATGGGCAAACGGATTTCAGAATCGCAATACGAGATCGAGTACTGCGCCAACATCGCTGAGTTCTACGCCAACGGCGCGGAGGAATTCCTGGCGGATCAGCCAATCGAACGCGTCGAAGCCAACGCGTACCTGCACTACGAACCGATCGGGGTGCTGATGGGCGTGATGCCGTGGAACTTCCCGTTCTACCAAGTCGTTCGTTTCGCGACGCCCAACATCATGGCGGGCAACACTGTCATGGTGAAACACGCCAGCAACGTGCCGCAGTGCGCTGCCGCGATTGAAGAGCTTTACAACGACTGCGGGCTGCCAAAGGGTGTGTACCAAAACCTGTTCATCCCATCGGACTTCGTCGAATCGATCATTTCCGACTCGCGCGTCCAAGGGGTTTCGCTGACGGGCAGTGAGCCTGCTGGACGAGCGGTCGCGGCTCAGGCAGGCAAGAACCTCAAACGCAGCGTCCTCGAACTGGGCGGCAACGATCCGTTCATCGTGCTTGACGATGCGGACCTGGATCTGACGATCGAACAAGCCGTGAAGGGCCGCATGGTCAATGCGGGTCAATCCTGCGTGGCCTCCAAACGCTTCATCGTCGTGGAGGAAGTCGCGGACCAGTTCATGAAAGGCTTCAAGGCCAAGCTTCAGGAACTGAAACTTGGCGATCCAATGGATGAGGAAACCACACTCTCCCCTCTTTCGACCGAGGACGCCGCGGCCAAATTACAAGAGCAAGTCCAATCGTCAATCGATGCGGGTGCCACGGTCGTGCTGGGCGGCGATCGGCCCGATCGGGAAGGAGCGTTCTTCAACCCGACCATCTTGACCGATGTCACACCAGACAACCCGACGTTCGACCAAGAACTGTTCGGCCCCGTCGCGACGATCTATGTCGTTGATGACGAAGCCGCTGCCATTCAACTGGCGAACCGATCTTCCTACGGGTTGGGCGGATCGGTCTACACAAAAGACATCCAGCGAGGGCGTCGTGTAGCAGAACAGGTTGAAACGGGAATGATGTTCTTGAACCAACCCACCCGCTCACAATCCGAACTGCCATTCGGCGGCATCAAGAACTCTGGCTACGGTCGCGAACTTTCGCACCTGGGCATCCTGGAGTTCGTGAACAAGAAACTGATCCACTTGGGAAACAAGGAATAA
- a CDS encoding NADP-dependent oxidoreductase: MSTANTEAIQSKQIELVSRPEGMPQKSNFELRTAEVGPIQDGEILVKNQWMSVDPYMRGRMKDSDSYVPPFQIDQPLEGGCIGEVVQSRNSDFNEGDMVLGNLGWREYWTSKGDGITKIDPTIAPPQAFLGALGMTGMTAWVGLHKIARLKEGSTVFVSAASGAVGSIVCQLAKAMNCRVIGSAGKKEKIQWLQDKTGIDAVIHYKEVDNLSQELAKHAPDGIDVYFDNVGSEHLEAAIDNLNDFGCCVECGMIATYNATEAPSAPRNLFKVIAKRLRIEGFIVRDHLDSKDEFVRDMAKLIQQDKVVWEETVTEGIANAPDAFIGLFEGDNLGKQLVRLS; encoded by the coding sequence ATGAGTACAGCAAACACCGAAGCAATTCAGTCCAAACAAATTGAACTGGTCTCGCGGCCGGAAGGGATGCCGCAAAAATCAAACTTCGAATTGCGGACCGCAGAAGTTGGCCCGATTCAGGACGGTGAAATCCTGGTGAAGAACCAATGGATGTCAGTGGATCCTTACATGCGAGGTCGCATGAAGGACAGCGACAGCTACGTGCCACCCTTTCAAATCGACCAACCGCTCGAGGGCGGATGCATCGGCGAAGTGGTCCAGTCACGGAACTCGGACTTCAATGAAGGCGACATGGTCCTCGGCAACCTTGGTTGGCGAGAGTACTGGACGTCCAAGGGGGATGGAATCACGAAGATCGATCCGACCATCGCACCGCCGCAAGCCTTCCTGGGTGCCCTTGGAATGACTGGCATGACCGCTTGGGTTGGCCTGCACAAGATTGCTCGCTTGAAGGAAGGCAGCACCGTGTTTGTTTCTGCTGCCTCGGGTGCGGTCGGATCGATCGTTTGCCAGTTGGCGAAAGCCATGAATTGCCGCGTGATCGGAAGTGCTGGCAAAAAGGAGAAGATTCAGTGGCTCCAAGACAAGACCGGCATCGATGCGGTCATCCACTACAAAGAGGTCGACAACCTCAGTCAGGAACTCGCCAAGCATGCTCCCGACGGGATCGATGTTTACTTCGACAATGTGGGCAGCGAGCACCTCGAAGCGGCAATCGACAACCTGAATGATTTCGGCTGCTGCGTCGAATGCGGGATGATCGCCACCTACAACGCCACTGAAGCCCCATCGGCACCGCGAAATCTGTTCAAGGTCATTGCCAAGCGTTTGCGAATCGAAGGCTTCATCGTCCGCGATCACCTGGATTCAAAGGACGAATTTGTGCGTGACATGGCGAAGCTGATTCAGCAGGACAAAGTCGTTTGGGAAGAAACCGTGACCGAAGGCATTGCAAACGCACCGGATGCCTTCATCGGGCTGTTTGAAGGCGACAATCTTGGAAAGCAACTGGTTCGCCTCAGCTGA
- a CDS encoding DoxX family protein — MDHSKLRRLIRVLRDLLVWMIALLFIAAGINHFISPNFYVQMIPDGWPRPLMLVHVSGVLEVIGGVGLLVPPLRRFAGWGLIALLIAVFPANVHMALHPDRYDDFSHTGLIARLPLQGVLIALVWWGACRSGNQGGQ, encoded by the coding sequence ATGGACCACTCCAAGCTTCGTCGGTTGATCCGTGTTTTACGTGACCTGTTGGTGTGGATGATTGCCCTCCTGTTCATTGCGGCGGGAATCAACCACTTCATCTCACCCAATTTCTATGTCCAAATGATACCGGACGGCTGGCCACGCCCATTGATGCTGGTGCACGTGTCTGGTGTCTTGGAAGTGATTGGTGGTGTCGGGTTGCTTGTCCCGCCGCTTCGGAGATTCGCGGGTTGGGGATTGATCGCCTTGCTCATCGCAGTTTTTCCCGCAAACGTGCACATGGCATTGCACCCTGATCGGTACGATGATTTCTCACACACAGGGTTGATCGCGAGACTGCCTTTGCAAGGCGTGCTGATCGCTCTGGTTTGGTGGGGTGCATGTCGCAGCGGCAATCAAGGGGGTCAGTGA
- a CDS encoding tetratricopeptide repeat protein: MLQQKVAENPDHSDSWRTLGRLQRALGDPDAAIASNRKALDLDPFNAAAHFDLGKLLHDQARPDAARLHLQEVLTIAPSSSYADQVRALGIEPPAPALAQLTAPTASADFADQPSARNEMTSDPSKVARPNDLPAPPHLVGAPTQTVGYEIQTFDGSDDLENRLRQLESEAEFPTSPLRIFLETGLLYNTNVTLTPISRELAQDEQASFQWFASPDLDWKLIRRESSRAGGLFRGYFTANERQFQEFNLASFQPGAFAERDFSFGDNEVIGRVEYVFSNDFFDGNQVGDRHAGTASFTVIRPDLNAWYGYTTVAQSNFEDDGAIPAQTSLDGTTLTTGASHFKRTHWEALPMIAFGTDLEYANTKGDDYRYLSINLHGSTDWQISDRWKFTPTWGVGYRNYPDFTDPIGRDEIFWRVHGKLSYQLTEQLSVSAVAGHDRFASDNEDFDTERSEVGVLIGFKR; encoded by the coding sequence ATGCTCCAGCAAAAAGTCGCCGAGAATCCGGACCACTCTGATTCGTGGCGAACGTTGGGGCGACTGCAACGAGCTCTCGGTGACCCAGACGCTGCCATCGCGTCGAATCGCAAGGCACTGGATCTCGATCCATTCAATGCCGCCGCTCATTTTGACCTAGGGAAATTACTCCACGACCAAGCGCGTCCAGATGCGGCCCGGCTTCATCTGCAGGAGGTGCTGACGATTGCTCCTTCGAGCAGCTACGCCGACCAAGTCCGTGCATTGGGCATCGAACCCCCGGCCCCCGCCTTGGCGCAACTCACCGCCCCCACTGCGAGCGCCGACTTCGCCGACCAACCATCGGCGAGGAACGAGATGACATCCGATCCCTCCAAAGTAGCTCGCCCGAACGATCTCCCCGCGCCGCCCCATTTAGTCGGTGCACCGACCCAAACGGTCGGCTACGAAATTCAAACCTTCGATGGTTCCGATGACCTCGAAAACCGACTGCGACAACTCGAAAGCGAAGCGGAATTTCCGACCAGCCCGCTCCGAATCTTCTTGGAAACCGGATTGCTCTACAACACCAATGTCACCCTGACGCCGATCAGTCGCGAGCTCGCACAAGACGAGCAAGCCAGCTTTCAGTGGTTCGCCAGTCCTGACTTGGACTGGAAGTTGATCCGCCGTGAAAGCTCTCGTGCGGGGGGTTTGTTTCGCGGTTACTTCACGGCCAACGAACGCCAATTCCAGGAATTCAACCTCGCCAGTTTTCAACCCGGCGCGTTTGCGGAAAGAGACTTTTCGTTCGGCGATAACGAAGTGATTGGGCGAGTGGAGTACGTGTTCTCCAATGACTTCTTCGATGGAAATCAGGTGGGCGATCGACACGCAGGAACCGCATCGTTCACCGTGATCCGACCTGATCTGAACGCTTGGTATGGGTACACCACGGTCGCGCAATCCAACTTTGAAGACGACGGTGCCATCCCAGCACAAACCTCACTCGACGGAACAACGCTGACAACTGGTGCCAGCCACTTCAAACGAACGCACTGGGAAGCACTGCCAATGATCGCCTTTGGAACCGACTTGGAATACGCCAATACCAAAGGCGATGATTATCGGTATCTCTCCATCAACCTGCACGGTTCGACGGACTGGCAAATCAGCGACCGCTGGAAGTTCACGCCAACCTGGGGCGTGGGCTATCGCAACTACCCCGACTTCACCGATCCAATTGGCCGCGATGAAATCTTTTGGCGAGTCCACGGGAAGCTGAGCTATCAGCTCACCGAACAGCTTTCCGTCTCCGCCGTCGCCGGTCACGATCGATTTGCATCGGACAATGAAGACTTCGACACCGAGCGATCTGAAGTGGGCGTGCTGATTGGATTCAAACGCTGA
- a CDS encoding GNAT family N-acetyltransferase gives MAIRYSIDFQLESEQFIDLLRRSTLAERRPVDDEPRIREMLTNADVLVTAHWTDDAVVGDAVVGDSEPLGKLVGVSRAITDHAYCTYLSDLAVDADHQGQGIGRELIRRTHEVAGYQTRLILLSAPAAESYYPHVGMQPHHSCWMIPPRDEG, from the coding sequence ATGGCCATCCGATACAGCATCGATTTCCAGTTGGAATCGGAGCAATTCATTGATTTGCTGAGGCGGTCCACCTTGGCGGAACGCCGTCCCGTTGACGATGAGCCAAGGATCCGTGAGATGCTGACGAACGCGGACGTGCTCGTGACCGCTCATTGGACGGACGATGCTGTGGTGGGCGATGCTGTGGTGGGCGATTCGGAACCACTCGGCAAGCTGGTTGGCGTTTCGCGAGCCATCACCGACCATGCTTACTGCACCTATCTGTCGGATCTTGCCGTGGATGCGGATCACCAGGGGCAAGGCATCGGTCGCGAATTGATTCGGCGAACGCACGAAGTGGCTGGCTACCAAACTCGGCTGATTCTCCTGTCAGCGCCAGCCGCGGAGAGCTACTACCCACATGTGGGAATGCAGCCTCACCATTCTTGCTGGATGATTCCGCCCCGTGACGAAGGCTGA
- a CDS encoding cupin domain-containing protein: MDIPQITTGSDAEQGAMGQIYLATGKHVALRRWEESPGVFSKPTIRDYEAVGYLLEGALELELDGGTAKLDVGDSWLVPAGAIHRYRVLEPIVAIEATSPPARFGERDKPV; encoded by the coding sequence ATGGACATTCCTCAAATCACGACTGGATCCGACGCCGAGCAAGGCGCAATGGGCCAGATTTATCTGGCAACGGGAAAGCACGTCGCACTTCGGCGGTGGGAGGAAAGCCCAGGCGTGTTCAGCAAACCAACCATCCGTGACTACGAGGCCGTCGGTTACTTGTTGGAAGGTGCATTGGAATTGGAGTTGGATGGAGGAACCGCGAAATTGGACGTTGGCGACTCCTGGCTCGTTCCTGCAGGTGCGATTCATCGATATCGGGTGCTCGAACCCATCGTCGCGATCGAAGCAACCAGCCCACCAGCTCGTTTCGGTGAGCGTGACAAACCGGTGTGA